Part of the Paenarthrobacter sp. JL.01a genome is shown below.
CGCGAGGTCAAGCCCATAGCGGTGGATTGCTGGAACCGCGGCGAATTCCCCATGGACCTCATTCCCAAGCTCGGAGAGCTGGACCTTGTCAGTCCAGTGCGGCGCCAAGGGTACTCAAACCTGTTCGCTGGCATGCTTCACGCTGAGGTAACCCGTGCGGACGCCTCGATCGCCACCTTCATGGGTGTTCACGACGGACTCTTCACGGGTTCCATCGAGGCGCTGGCATCCCAGGAACAGAAGGATGCGTGGCTTCCCGACATCTACTCCCTGAAGAAGATCGGGGCCTTCGGGTTGACCGAGCCCCTGGGCGGTTCTGATGTCGCCGGCGGCACCCGCACCACTGCCCAGCGTGATGGTGACAACTGGATCCTCAACGGCGCCAAGCGCTGGATCGGCAATGCCACGTTCTCGGACTGGGTAGTGATCTATGCCAAGGATGTTGAGGACAACCAGGTGAAGGCGTTCCTGGTGGACACCACGTTGCCGGGCTACTCCGCCAGCAAGATCGAGAACAAGATCTCCCTCCGCACAGTGCAGAACGCGGACATCACCCTGGACAACGTGGTTGTTCCCGACTTCTTCAAGCTGGCCAACGGCAACAGCTTCCGGGACACCAACAAGGTTCTCAAAGTCACCCGCCTGGCCGTAGCGTGGCAGGCGGTCGGGCTCCAGATGGCAGCCTTTGACGTTGCGCGCAGCTACGCCGTGGAGCGCCAGCAGTTCGGACGGCCGCTCGCTGCCTTCCAGCTTGTGCAGAACCAGCTGGTCCAGATCCTGGGCAACACCGTTGCCTCGATGGGCATGATGGTTCGGTTGGCGCAGCTGGAGGACGCCGGGGTTGCCAGGGACGAACAGTCGGCGTTGGCGAAAGCCTTCACCACGGCCCGGATGCGCGAGAGCGTTGCCCTGGGACGCAGCATCCTGGGTGGTAACGGCATCGTGACCGATTACGGCATGGCCAAGATCTTCTCCGACGCGGAAGCGATCTACTCCTACGAGGGCACGCACGAGATCAACACGCTGGTGACCGGGCGCGCCATCACCGGCGTTTCTGCCATCGTCTAGGACTCCGCGGTCCAGCGCGGCGGGTCAGCCCAGTGGCAGCAGCACTGACGGCCTCAGGTCTGCCACGAAGCCCAGGGGATTGACGTACTCTCCGTCGCGCCGGACGCCCCAGTGCAGGCACGTGATGCTCCCGCAATGGCCGGGCTGCACGGTGCCTACAGTTTGTCCTTTGACCACGTGGTCGCCCTGTTTCAAGTCGCTGGTGACGGGTTCAAAACTGCTTTTGAGTCCGTTTCCCTGGTCGATCGTGAGGACAGGGCGGTCAACTACGACGCCGGCAAAGGCCACCACGCCATCGGACGGCGCGGTGACCGGTCCGCCGTCGGACGTCGGGCCCAAATCCACGCCGCGGTGTCCGCTCAGCCACGGCTTGTCCGGAGGGTCGAACGCCCGCAGGACGGTCGGCCTGGGGGAGAGCGGCCAGCTCCACTTCCCTCCGGGAGTGGGGTCGGCCGCGCCGGGACCTGCCAGGACGATGAGGGTCATAACAGTGAATAGGGCGGGTTTCAGGAAAGGCATGGGTCCAGCCTTCCGTGGGTGCGGACTCCGGGCGATGGCGGAGATCCCGTATGTGGACAACCGGTGGCGATGCGCGGTCATCCTGGCGGGCTCGCTGTAGTACACTTGGTGGAGCAGTTTGCTGTGCCCTCATGCTTGTTCAGGAACATGTCTCATTCAGATATGTGAGGGCCCCAGGCTGACTACGCGTATCCAGCCCTCCTCCAGCGAAGCCCAGTCTTCAGGCTGCGGAGGATTGTGCCTCTTGCGGTCCGGCGGAACCTTGGTTCCAGCCCGGATGAGAAGCGCAATGGATGCCAGGAGCCTCACCCGTCCGGGCAAAGGCTAAACAACCGTCAACTATTGGCAGGGTAAGAGCAGCCCTATGGGCTCTCTCATGAATGACCTGCCGGAAGGAGCGTCGGCATGCCCGTCGTAACCATGCGCCAGCTGCTTGACAGCGGCGTCCACTTTGGACACCAGACCCGTCGTTGGAACCCGAAGATGAAGCGCTTCATCTTCACGGAGCGCAACGGCATCTACATCATTGACCTCCAGCAGTCGCTGTCCTACATCGACCGCGCCTACGAGTTCGTCAAGGCTACTGTCGCCCACGGCGGCACCGTCCTGTTCGTCGGCACCAAGAAGCAGGCTCAGGAAGCAATTGCCGAGCAGGCTACCCGCGTTGGCCAGCCGTACGTCAACCAGCGTTGGTTGGGCGGTATGCTCACCAACTTCCAGACCGTTGCCAAGCGTATCCAGCGCATGAAGGAACTCGAAGAGATCAACTTCGACGACGTCGCCGGTTCTGCTTACACCAAGAAGGAGCTCCTGCTCCTCAAGCGTGAACTCACCAAGCTCGAGTCCAACCTCGGCGGTATCCGCAACCTGACCAAGGCTCCCTCGGTCCTCTGGGTTGTTGACACCAAGAAGGAACACCTTGCTGTTGACGAAGCCAAGAAGCTGAACATCCCGGTTGTTGCCATCCTGGACACCAACTGCGACCCCGACGAAGTTGACTTCCCGATCCCGGGCAACGACGACGCCATCCGCTCCGTCAACCTGCTCACCCGCGTTGTTGCCGACGCCGTAGCTGAGGGCCTCATCGCCCGCAACCAGCGCGCAACGGGCACCACCGAAGCTCCGGAAGAGCCGCTGGCCGAGTGGGAGCGCGAGCTCCTCGAAGGCAGCAAGGCCGAAGAAGCAGCAGCAGAGGCTCCCGCAGCCGAAGCTCCGGCTGCTGACGCAGCAGGCGAAGCCGAAGCCAAGTAAATCTTGACCTTCGCCGGCTCCGGAAACGGAGCCGGCGACAACTGACAGGATGGCGGCTCACAGGGTGGGCTGCCGTCCTTCAGTCACGTAAACACACAAATTTCTAGACAGAGGGGTTCACATGGCGAACTACACTGCTGCTGACATCAAGGCCCTGCGCGAGCGCACCGGCGCCGGCATGATGGACGTCAAGAAGGCTCTTGACGAAGCCAACGGTGACGCTGAGAAGGCCATCGAGATCATCCGCATCAAGGGCCTGAAGGGTGCTACCAAGCGCGAGGGCCGTTCCACCGCTGAAGGCCTGGTTGCTGCCAAGGTCAACGGTGGCGTTGGCGTAATGATCGAGGTCAACTGCGAGACCGACTTCGTGGCAAAGGCTGACAAGTTCATCCAGCTGGCTGACAAGGTCCTTAACGTTGCAGTCGAGTCCGGCGCTGCCGACCTCGAGACCCTGCTGGCCACCGAGGTCGACGGCAAGCCGTTGTCCGAGGTTGTTGTCGAAGAGGGCGCTGTCCTCGGCGAAAAGGT
Proteins encoded:
- a CDS encoding acyl-CoA dehydrogenase family protein, which codes for MSNTAFDAGSLPYADGDFYAFEQLLTAKEQDRLAEVREFLAREVKPIAVDCWNRGEFPMDLIPKLGELDLVSPVRRQGYSNLFAGMLHAEVTRADASIATFMGVHDGLFTGSIEALASQEQKDAWLPDIYSLKKIGAFGLTEPLGGSDVAGGTRTTAQRDGDNWILNGAKRWIGNATFSDWVVIYAKDVEDNQVKAFLVDTTLPGYSASKIENKISLRTVQNADITLDNVVVPDFFKLANGNSFRDTNKVLKVTRLAVAWQAVGLQMAAFDVARSYAVERQQFGRPLAAFQLVQNQLVQILGNTVASMGMMVRLAQLEDAGVARDEQSALAKAFTTARMRESVALGRSILGGNGIVTDYGMAKIFSDAEAIYSYEGTHEINTLVTGRAITGVSAIV
- a CDS encoding M23 family metallopeptidase, which produces MPFLKPALFTVMTLIVLAGPGAADPTPGGKWSWPLSPRPTVLRAFDPPDKPWLSGHRGVDLGPTSDGGPVTAPSDGVVAFAGVVVDRPVLTIDQGNGLKSSFEPVTSDLKQGDHVVKGQTVGTVQPGHCGSITCLHWGVRRDGEYVNPLGFVADLRPSVLLPLG
- the rpsB gene encoding 30S ribosomal protein S2; protein product: MPVVTMRQLLDSGVHFGHQTRRWNPKMKRFIFTERNGIYIIDLQQSLSYIDRAYEFVKATVAHGGTVLFVGTKKQAQEAIAEQATRVGQPYVNQRWLGGMLTNFQTVAKRIQRMKELEEINFDDVAGSAYTKKELLLLKRELTKLESNLGGIRNLTKAPSVLWVVDTKKEHLAVDEAKKLNIPVVAILDTNCDPDEVDFPIPGNDDAIRSVNLLTRVVADAVAEGLIARNQRATGTTEAPEEPLAEWERELLEGSKAEEAAAEAPAAEAPAADAAGEAEAK